The Moorena producens PAL-8-15-08-1 genomic interval AGTCTTACTATTACTCGTCGCTCAATAGATTTAGCGATCCGGATCAGCACAACTCTATTTACCCTAGTTTACAGTTCCAGTCTCTTTCTGCTGACCACAGCACCAGAAGAAATTACCGCAGGTTTAGAAAGCTTAATCAAACCCTTACGGCGTTTGAATGTTCCGGTTACCGAAATTCTGCTGACCTTAACCCTTTCCTTGCGCTTTATCCCCCTAGTGCTAGAAGAAGTACAGAATTTAGCTCGTTCCATACGCACTCGTGCTATCAACTGGAAAAAACTAGGTCTGAGCCGAAGCTTACAAGTTTGGTTAATGGTTGCGGAAAAGCTTCTGGAAAATCTGCTGTTACGGGCTGAGCAAATTGCTAGTGCCATGACTGTCAGAGGCTTTACTAGTCCCAATGAGCATAAAGTGGAGTGGCATCAACTGCGTTTACGGTGGTGTGATTGGTTAGCAATGGCAAGTTTACTAGTATTTTGGGGAGTAAGATTAACCTGGGGTTGGAAAATATGAATCTTTTTTCAATAACATAGCTATGGTTTAATCTAGGTAAATTCAAGCAATCCCTAGGCTTTAAAACCGGGGACAGCAGTTACAAGATTTGTATCTCAGCCATCCTATGACAAATCAATCACCGTCCGACCAATCATCATCCCCAACACCTCCTCAGCCAAGCCGCAAACCGATTCTAGAGCTTGATGAATTACTGGCAATTATCGTCGCCTTTGCCACTGTTGGTCTAATTTTATTTTGGGGCACAAAGGGCAACCGGGAAAAATTTAGCTTAAAATCCGTTGAGTCTTCCATAGCATCATCTGAGTCAACGGGGGAATCA includes:
- a CDS encoding energy-coupling factor transporter transmembrane component T family protein is translated as MDLLRSLPIGLYLEQPVTWMHHLDSRVKMVWLTSFLIAPLLANPYCRLGLSCLLILITITARIPWRVWRQQMSWLLMVACFVFLITAIAPDGMAIDHQVRLPPEPQELTLPQPSDYRYVIWSGKAFSMISLTITRRSIDLAIRISTTLFTLVYSSSLFLLTTAPEEITAGLESLIKPLRRLNVPVTEILLTLTLSLRFIPLVLEEVQNLARSIRTRAINWKKLGLSRSLQVWLMVAEKLLENLLLRAEQIASAMTVRGFTSPNEHKVEWHQLRLRWCDWLAMASLLVFWGVRLTWGWKI